The DNA sequence CCTTTATGAAATGGGACTGTTGTTCCTCGTCCATCTTCATGACGAAATTGTTTGTGCGAACCTCTCTGACGTACCTCCACAAATCCCAAATTTATCAATATCCGTACAACTTCTTGGGGTTTGAGGGTAGGAACGCTACTCATGCTTTAACC is a window from the Pseudocalidococcus azoricus BACA0444 genome containing:
- a CDS encoding type II toxin-antitoxin system HicA family toxin, with amino-acid sequence MSSVPTLKPQEVVRILINLGFVEVRQRGSHKQFRHEDGRGTTVPFHKGRDISPRLLRLIASDIGLTVDEMLEWR